In one Microbacterium invictum genomic region, the following are encoded:
- a CDS encoding TetR/AcrR family transcriptional regulator encodes MGSRHSREEILDGAVRVLLERGVSGLSFASVGDALGIADRTVVYYFPTKAHLLQAAVEAGSVSLRDLLGAAFGTDALPPADLIERAWPVISSAEAHPWMRVYLELIGASARGDEPHRSLARSITESWIAWVAERVAAATPADRLREAQQVVAAIDGRLVIHTLGIEA; translated from the coding sequence GTGGGAAGCCGACACTCGCGGGAGGAGATCCTCGACGGCGCCGTGCGGGTGCTCCTCGAACGAGGCGTGTCGGGACTGTCGTTCGCGAGCGTCGGGGACGCCCTCGGCATCGCCGACCGCACGGTCGTCTACTACTTCCCCACCAAAGCCCACCTTCTCCAGGCCGCGGTCGAGGCCGGCTCGGTGTCGCTCCGCGACCTGCTGGGCGCTGCGTTCGGCACCGACGCCCTGCCGCCGGCAGACCTGATCGAACGCGCGTGGCCGGTGATCAGCTCGGCTGAGGCACACCCCTGGATGCGGGTCTACCTCGAGCTGATCGGTGCGAGCGCCCGCGGCGACGAGCCCCACCGCTCCCTCGCCCGAAGCATCACCGAGTCATGGATCGCCTGGGTCGCCGAGCGGGTCGCGGCCGCGACCCCGGCGGATCGCCTGAGGGAAGCGCAGCAGGTCGTCGCCGCGATCGACGGTCGGCTCGTGATCCATACGCTCGGGATCGAGGCGTAG
- a CDS encoding sugar ABC transporter permease, whose translation MTTTAPRSTTSTATPAVRRLGPRARAERREAVALVGPALLPIIIFSVIPLAAGVALGFTNATLRRNAEIEFIGFGNFIELLGDQRFWGSFGIGIVWAGSVALLTLLSATGLALLLNSDLRLKPLTRVLALIPWAMPPVVIAIVWRMIYNPNSGPLNGFLESIGLQGVNWLGNFETALPAVILVGVWSGIPQTTVLLLAGMQSIAPELHEAAAVDGAGALRRFWHVTLPALRPVIIAVTTLDFIWQFNSFGLVYVLTEGGPGGRTMIPPLFTYLEAFRNREIGYASAMGDVLVIAILLILSVYLIARFRQAKGQSA comes from the coding sequence ATGACGACGACGGCCCCCCGCTCCACCACCTCGACGGCAACGCCGGCTGTGCGTCGCCTCGGTCCCCGCGCGCGGGCCGAGCGGCGCGAGGCGGTCGCGCTCGTCGGACCAGCGCTGCTGCCGATCATCATCTTCTCGGTGATTCCACTCGCCGCCGGTGTCGCTCTCGGCTTCACCAACGCGACTCTCCGAAGGAACGCCGAGATCGAATTCATCGGCTTCGGCAACTTCATCGAGCTTCTCGGCGATCAGCGCTTCTGGGGGTCATTCGGCATCGGCATCGTCTGGGCGGGGTCGGTGGCACTGCTCACGCTCCTGTCGGCTACGGGCCTCGCACTCCTCCTCAACAGCGACCTTCGACTCAAGCCCCTCACCCGGGTGCTCGCCCTCATTCCCTGGGCGATGCCACCCGTCGTCATCGCGATCGTCTGGCGGATGATCTACAACCCCAACTCCGGGCCCCTCAACGGATTCCTCGAGTCGATCGGTCTGCAGGGCGTGAACTGGCTGGGCAACTTCGAGACGGCTCTGCCCGCCGTCATCCTCGTGGGCGTGTGGTCGGGCATCCCGCAGACCACTGTGCTGCTCCTCGCGGGCATGCAGTCCATAGCCCCCGAACTGCACGAGGCCGCCGCCGTCGACGGCGCCGGCGCGCTGCGCCGCTTCTGGCACGTGACGCTTCCGGCCCTCCGCCCCGTGATCATCGCCGTGACCACCCTCGATTTCATCTGGCAGTTCAACTCCTTCGGTCTGGTGTACGTCCTCACCGAGGGCGGCCCCGGTGGCCGAACGATGATTCCGCCGCTGTTCACGTACCTGGAGGCTTTCCGAAACCGCGAGATCGGCTACGCCTCGG
- a CDS encoding UDP-glucose/GDP-mannose dehydrogenase family protein gives MRLSVIGCGYLGAVHAAAMASIGHEVVGIDVDQRKIASLSKGEAPFFEPGLQEILTEGIASGNLRFTTDMSEAAGAKVHFVGVGTPQVKDGYAADLTYVNAAVDGLLPYLSEGDIVAGKSTVPVGTAAGLAPRVTETGATLVWNPEFLREGWAVQDTIDPDRLVAGVPAGAEGETAASVLREVYHPSVAKGTPFIVTDYATAELVKVSANAFLATKISFINAMAEIAEVTGADVTQLADAIGHDARIGRRFLGAGIGFGGGCLPKDIRAFSARAEELGRGESVAFLRQVDEINLRRRDRAAQLVVEALGGSVFKKNVTVLGAAFKPHSDDIRDSPALDVAVKLHGLGAWVTVTDPAAIENAQRIHPQLNYVEDRDEALREADAVIVVTEWDEYRRELDPAHAGSLVRGKVVVDGRNCLDAGAWRAAGWEYFGMGRP, from the coding sequence ATGCGTTTATCGGTCATCGGATGCGGCTACCTCGGCGCCGTTCACGCGGCTGCCATGGCGTCGATCGGTCACGAGGTGGTCGGGATCGATGTCGACCAGCGGAAGATCGCGTCGCTGTCGAAGGGCGAAGCGCCCTTCTTCGAGCCCGGGCTGCAGGAGATCCTCACCGAGGGCATCGCGTCGGGGAACCTGCGGTTCACGACCGACATGTCCGAGGCGGCGGGCGCGAAGGTGCACTTCGTCGGCGTGGGGACCCCGCAGGTCAAGGACGGCTACGCCGCCGACCTGACGTACGTCAACGCCGCGGTCGACGGGCTGCTGCCCTACCTCTCTGAGGGCGACATCGTCGCCGGCAAGTCGACGGTGCCGGTCGGGACTGCGGCGGGCCTCGCCCCGCGGGTGACCGAGACCGGTGCGACGCTGGTGTGGAATCCCGAGTTCCTCCGCGAGGGATGGGCCGTGCAGGACACGATCGACCCGGATCGGCTCGTCGCGGGGGTTCCCGCGGGCGCAGAGGGCGAGACCGCGGCATCCGTCCTCCGCGAGGTGTACCACCCGTCCGTGGCCAAGGGCACCCCGTTCATCGTGACCGACTACGCCACCGCCGAGCTGGTCAAGGTGTCGGCCAACGCGTTCCTGGCGACGAAGATCTCGTTCATCAACGCCATGGCCGAGATCGCCGAAGTCACAGGTGCGGATGTCACACAGCTGGCCGACGCGATCGGGCACGACGCCCGGATCGGGCGCCGGTTCCTCGGCGCCGGGATCGGGTTCGGCGGCGGGTGCCTGCCGAAGGACATCCGCGCGTTCTCGGCTCGCGCGGAAGAGCTCGGCCGTGGGGAGTCGGTGGCGTTCCTGCGTCAGGTGGACGAGATCAACCTGCGTCGCCGCGACCGCGCCGCTCAGCTCGTCGTCGAAGCTCTCGGCGGATCGGTGTTCAAGAAGAACGTCACCGTTCTGGGTGCGGCGTTCAAGCCCCACAGCGACGACATCCGCGACTCCCCCGCGCTGGATGTCGCGGTGAAGCTGCATGGGCTCGGGGCGTGGGTGACGGTCACCGACCCGGCCGCGATCGAGAATGCACAGCGCATCCACCCGCAGCTGAACTACGTCGAGGACCGCGACGAGGCTCTGCGAGAGGCGGACGCCGTCATCGTCGTCACCGAATGGGACGAGTACCGCCGCGAACTCGACCCCGCGCATGCGGGATCGCTGGTGCGCGGGAAGGTCGTCGTCGACGGGCGCAACTGCCTGGACGCGGGAGCGTGGCGCGCGGCGGGGTGGGAGTACTTCGGGATGGGGCGGCCCTGA
- a CDS encoding LacI family DNA-binding transcriptional regulator, translated as MPRPTITQVAALAGVSIASASRALNDQIASAETIEKVRKAAAELGYIPDSRARSLKLGRTQQLAYAVADIGNPVYVEMMSAVQHVVAASGYRLVISSTGTTSTSLEVVDELRRGHVDGLILSPLRVTDELIQALELAPVPVVVLGRAPEESTIDSVRADSPRGMRMVVDHLVATGRRRLVFLNGPRDTTPGRLREEGFLAAMAAHPDAEGRTFAAPDFTIASGYAAAQKVLDDADDAPLDAIVAANDLIGIGALHAADDLGWSVPGDLSITGMDNTELAEVTRPGLTSVDLGAAERGRLAAELLLARIAEPTRAVHTVTVAPSLTIRASSMAKPLAQATAERGVG; from the coding sequence ATGCCTCGTCCCACCATCACGCAGGTCGCTGCGCTTGCGGGTGTATCCATCGCATCCGCATCACGCGCGCTGAACGATCAGATCGCAAGCGCCGAGACGATCGAGAAGGTTCGCAAGGCCGCCGCCGAGCTCGGATACATCCCTGACTCTCGCGCCCGCTCACTCAAACTGGGCCGAACGCAGCAGCTGGCCTACGCGGTCGCCGATATCGGCAACCCGGTGTACGTCGAGATGATGAGCGCGGTACAGCACGTCGTCGCCGCGTCGGGTTACCGTCTGGTGATCTCGTCGACCGGGACGACGTCGACCTCGCTCGAGGTCGTGGATGAGCTTCGGCGCGGCCACGTCGACGGACTCATCCTGTCTCCGCTGCGGGTCACGGACGAGCTGATCCAGGCGCTCGAGCTGGCCCCCGTCCCCGTCGTGGTTCTCGGACGCGCACCCGAAGAGTCGACGATCGATTCGGTGCGGGCGGACTCGCCCCGCGGGATGCGGATGGTGGTTGATCATCTCGTCGCCACCGGACGGCGCCGGCTGGTCTTCCTCAATGGCCCGCGCGACACCACCCCTGGACGCCTGCGCGAGGAAGGCTTCCTCGCGGCAATGGCCGCCCACCCCGATGCCGAGGGACGAACATTCGCCGCACCCGACTTCACCATCGCCTCCGGATACGCCGCCGCCCAGAAGGTCCTGGATGACGCCGACGACGCACCGCTCGACGCCATCGTCGCGGCGAACGACCTCATCGGGATCGGCGCCCTGCACGCCGCGGACGACCTCGGATGGAGCGTGCCCGGTGATCTGTCGATCACGGGCATGGACAACACGGAGTTGGCAGAGGTCACCCGTCCGGGGTTGACGAGCGTCGATCTCGGCGCAGCCGAACGAGGCCGCCTCGCCGCGGAGTTGCTGCTCGCGCGCATCGCCGAGCCCACCCGTGCCGTGCACACCGTGACGGTCGCGCCGTCACTGACGATCCGTGCGTCGTCGATGGCCAAGCCCCTCGCACAGGCGACCGCCGAGCGGGGCGTCGGATGA
- a CDS encoding DUF1761 domain-containing protein: protein MDIVLNPLAIAAAAASTFLLGGLWYSLLFAKPWQRAAAVTDEQLATGAPRVFIGSALFALVMATSLAAFIGGAGLAFGAFAGFAAGLTFVAAAFGVNYLFERRSATLWAINAGYNTVAFTLMGIIIGALQG, encoded by the coding sequence ATGGACATCGTTCTCAACCCGTTGGCGATCGCCGCAGCCGCGGCATCCACCTTCCTGCTCGGTGGTCTCTGGTACTCGCTGCTGTTCGCCAAACCGTGGCAGCGTGCCGCAGCGGTCACGGACGAGCAGCTCGCGACCGGGGCGCCCCGTGTCTTCATCGGGTCGGCCCTCTTCGCTCTCGTGATGGCAACGAGCCTGGCGGCCTTCATCGGTGGCGCGGGCCTCGCGTTCGGCGCCTTCGCGGGCTTCGCGGCCGGACTCACGTTCGTCGCCGCGGCGTTCGGCGTCAACTATCTCTTCGAGCGCCGGTCCGCCACGCTGTGGGCGATCAACGCGGGCTACAACACGGTGGCATTCACGCTCATGGGCATCATCATCGGTGCGCTTCAGGGCTGA
- a CDS encoding helix-turn-helix domain-containing protein — translation MGYLEREPPAPLRASVSRLWWLRMQSPQRFERIVPIPAMHLIVNLAPEPYRVIARGRTSVDQTLEAAFLSGMQLEYLLNENPPVVHHVGAAIHPWAAGAFGIDPAAVVDRVQPAATFLTGIDVLRTSLAQVDPAEAIARYASFLTDLRDPQWTPDHRVVAAIGGMDADPGVPIRELAGRARMSPKGFAEAFRRATGVTPKRFSAVLRHQAFLAELPDEGDLPKWSELMRTGGYYDQPHFIHEFRRLTGMTPTAYLEHRRRYGHGEPSFLPFDEDGAFSPSP, via the coding sequence ATGGGGTACCTGGAACGCGAACCGCCTGCCCCGTTGCGCGCATCGGTGTCGCGGCTGTGGTGGTTGCGAATGCAGTCGCCACAGCGATTCGAACGGATCGTGCCGATCCCCGCGATGCACCTCATCGTGAACCTGGCTCCCGAACCGTACCGCGTGATCGCGCGTGGACGGACCTCGGTCGATCAGACCCTCGAGGCTGCGTTCCTCTCCGGAATGCAGCTGGAGTACCTCCTCAATGAGAACCCGCCGGTCGTGCACCACGTGGGAGCGGCTATCCATCCGTGGGCAGCCGGCGCCTTCGGCATCGATCCGGCCGCCGTCGTCGATCGAGTGCAGCCTGCTGCGACATTCCTCACCGGGATCGACGTGCTTCGGACCTCACTGGCCCAGGTCGATCCGGCGGAGGCGATTGCGAGGTACGCGTCATTTCTCACCGATCTCCGCGATCCGCAGTGGACACCCGACCATCGTGTTGTGGCAGCGATCGGGGGAATGGATGCCGATCCCGGGGTGCCGATCCGCGAGCTCGCTGGGCGTGCGCGGATGTCGCCGAAGGGTTTCGCCGAGGCCTTCCGCCGCGCCACCGGCGTCACCCCGAAACGTTTCTCGGCGGTGCTGCGGCATCAGGCCTTCCTCGCGGAGCTGCCGGACGAGGGCGACCTGCCGAAGTGGAGTGAGCTCATGCGCACCGGCGGCTACTACGACCAGCCGCATTTCATCCACGAGTTCCGCCGTCTCACCGGGATGACTCCCACCGCGTACCTCGAGCACCGGCGGCGCTACGGCCACGGCGAGCCTTCGTTTCTCCCGTTCGACGAAGACGGTGCATTTTCTCCAAGCCCGTGA
- a CDS encoding DUF4394 domain-containing protein translates to MKRMKWVASGVTVGVLAASVAAGIGGSPAPQAFVTAKPAIGLTADGKLVSFNTLTPAVARSVGAVTGLSGDSRLIGIDYRVQDGLLYGVGDLGGVYTLAGATATKVSQLTIAPSGTHFGVDFNPAADRLRVISDTGQNLRHDVVGGTTVADGPLTYPATPTAPAATAVGVTAAAYTNNDLDPATATTLFDIDTTLNQVVLQSPANAGLLASTGKLGVDAGADAGFDITADNAGFAVLAVNGESRLYSVSLLTGEADATGKFPRGVTVTDIAIRIG, encoded by the coding sequence ATGAAGCGCATGAAGTGGGTCGCGTCCGGAGTGACCGTCGGGGTCCTCGCCGCATCCGTCGCCGCCGGCATCGGGGGGAGCCCGGCGCCGCAGGCGTTCGTCACCGCCAAACCCGCGATCGGTCTCACCGCCGACGGCAAGCTCGTGTCGTTCAACACCCTGACGCCTGCCGTTGCACGATCGGTCGGCGCCGTCACGGGATTGAGCGGTGACTCGCGACTGATCGGCATCGATTACCGGGTGCAGGACGGGCTCCTCTATGGGGTGGGAGACCTCGGTGGTGTCTACACCCTCGCGGGTGCCACCGCGACCAAGGTGTCGCAGCTGACGATCGCCCCGTCCGGCACGCACTTCGGCGTCGACTTCAACCCCGCCGCCGACCGGCTGCGGGTGATCAGCGACACCGGCCAGAACCTTCGGCACGACGTCGTCGGGGGGACCACCGTCGCCGACGGCCCTCTCACCTACCCCGCGACTCCGACCGCGCCCGCTGCGACGGCCGTGGGGGTGACCGCAGCGGCGTACACCAACAACGACCTCGACCCTGCCACCGCCACAACCCTGTTCGACATCGACACGACGCTCAACCAGGTCGTGCTGCAGTCGCCGGCCAACGCCGGGCTGCTGGCGTCGACCGGCAAACTCGGCGTGGACGCCGGGGCCGACGCCGGTTTCGACATCACCGCCGACAACGCCGGCTTCGCCGTGCTGGCGGTGAACGGCGAGAGCAGGCTGTACAGCGTGTCGCTGCTGACGGGTGAGGCGGATGCGACGGGCAAGTTCCCGCGTGGCGTGACGGTGACCGACATCGCCATTCGCATCGGCTGA